One part of the Parabacteroides distasonis ATCC 8503 genome encodes these proteins:
- a CDS encoding RagB/SusD family nutrient uptake outer membrane protein has product MKNLFIYAAVIAATMGSMTACSDFLDVKPVTNKQEPDFVSQEGITQLLTGMYARLNSTDANDGYFRSTLTNYVYGDVMGGDANKGSTFQDQPDFTSLETYTFTTDNAYFETKWAHSYHGVFTANNVIKVADLAKEELSAIAGQSKDFYTETIAQARFIRGFFHFEVVKLFGAAVPYVDDIAMKENVNPQVSNVDENGNYIYIWDKIVEDLQFAYDNLPDTWTEAGRVNKWAAGAMLAKVKMYQSSPYNGKNGTSNHWTEVKTILEDVIANGKDNKGTKFRLADTYEELYTAGESDWTGESVFDVQAAVSGTVEQTANINGAWHIGFSGALGTGGWGFYQPSYDMVNAHIVDANGLPKMDDSYRNDPALSTLDENNLPHTDLTVYTDPRLDVSTGRFETPFLDWTVPNALDGWVRDVSNGGLYLNKKNIPRKADKGSLSNTTQTNSTAKNFHLIRYADVLLWYAETLIELGQPQQAGEYINQVRARAANSYVKAVDPATMTEASSTYVLDDKINGKQSTDAAANYRIGLYPPSQFASKDKALEALRWERRIELAMEGHRWYDLARWGIASEVLNDFVKYEAKHLGKYSNSTYNAKWATMPIPHNEILKMDGLLVQNENWK; this is encoded by the coding sequence ATGAAAAATCTATTTATATATGCGGCAGTCATTGCCGCCACGATGGGAAGCATGACTGCTTGCTCCGATTTCTTGGATGTGAAGCCAGTCACAAATAAACAGGAACCGGATTTTGTATCGCAAGAAGGTATTACTCAGTTGCTAACTGGTATGTACGCTAGATTAAACTCTACAGATGCGAATGATGGATACTTCCGTTCGACATTGACCAACTATGTATATGGTGACGTAATGGGAGGTGACGCAAACAAAGGTTCAACTTTCCAAGACCAACCAGACTTTACCAGCTTGGAAACTTATACATTTACAACTGACAACGCTTATTTTGAAACAAAATGGGCACATAGTTACCATGGGGTATTCACCGCAAACAACGTAATCAAGGTAGCGGATTTAGCAAAAGAAGAGCTTTCGGCTATAGCAGGCCAAAGTAAAGACTTCTATACGGAAACAATCGCCCAAGCCCGCTTCATACGCGGTTTCTTCCATTTCGAGGTCGTAAAATTATTTGGAGCGGCTGTTCCTTATGTAGATGACATAGCCATGAAAGAGAACGTGAACCCACAAGTCTCTAATGTGGATGAGAATGGGAATTATATCTATATCTGGGATAAGATAGTAGAAGACTTGCAGTTTGCCTATGACAATCTGCCCGACACTTGGACCGAGGCAGGACGCGTAAACAAATGGGCAGCTGGCGCTATGTTGGCTAAAGTAAAGATGTACCAATCCTCTCCATATAACGGAAAAAATGGAACGTCTAATCATTGGACTGAAGTTAAAACGATTTTGGAAGATGTAATCGCAAACGGAAAAGATAACAAAGGCACTAAGTTCCGCTTGGCAGATACATACGAGGAACTCTATACAGCAGGGGAAAGTGACTGGACAGGAGAATCTGTATTCGATGTCCAAGCTGCAGTTTCCGGCACCGTAGAACAAACTGCCAATATCAACGGAGCTTGGCACATCGGCTTCAGCGGAGCGTTAGGAACTGGAGGTTGGGGATTCTATCAACCCTCTTATGATATGGTCAACGCTCATATTGTTGACGCAAACGGATTACCTAAAATGGATGATTCTTATCGTAATGATCCTGCGTTATCAACTTTAGACGAGAACAATTTACCTCACACTGATTTGACCGTCTATACAGACCCTCGTTTGGATGTTTCTACCGGTCGTTTCGAGACTCCATTCTTAGATTGGACAGTGCCAAATGCGTTGGATGGTTGGGTACGTGATGTTTCTAACGGAGGTTTATACCTAAACAAGAAGAATATCCCTAGAAAAGCCGATAAAGGAAGCTTATCTAACACGACGCAAACAAACTCCACTGCTAAAAACTTCCACTTGATCCGTTACGCAGACGTATTGCTTTGGTACGCTGAAACCTTGATCGAGTTAGGACAGCCTCAACAAGCAGGTGAATACATTAATCAAGTACGTGCTCGTGCCGCCAATAGCTATGTAAAGGCAGTAGATCCGGCAACAATGACCGAGGCTAGTTCTACTTATGTTTTGGATGACAAGATTAACGGGAAGCAAAGTACAGATGCTGCCGCAAACTATCGTATAGGTTTATATCCACCTTCTCAATTCGCATCAAAAGACAAAGCGCTGGAGGCACTGCGTTGGGAACGTCGTATCGAGTTAGCGATGGAAGGTCATCGCTGGTATGACTTAGCTCGCTGGGGTATCGCATCCGAGGTATTAAATGATTTCGTGAAATACGAAGCTAAGCATTTAGGTAAATATTCCAATAGTACATACAACGCAAAATGGGCAACAATGCCTATCCCTCATAATGAAATCTTAAAGATGGATGGTCTTTTAGTTCAGAATGAAAACTGGAAATAA
- a CDS encoding DUF6057 family protein, translating into MRYKQILLGLILFVLLGGFLQITGKFHFFYIEQLQLFQFSEDYLADKISSPGGLSLIIGEFLTQFFITPYAGPFIIAAILTSIGLTMREIILQINPNKELFLLYLLPVLFLLLIQYDFNYLVQGTIAFLFCLISLNAWMRIKDPCYRLSAALVITPLLFWIGGPIAGLFSLSVVLKEAISRSKQGFYFLAVLIEYLFIGIGSVWSTTITSYRFAFLPDAFYHPILAAPNLIYFAWVCLPLSLIGAFVYPKGKNQSKKKTGIELTVQFILILFLCWVTIPRYNDQKAYPLKVLDYYARTEQWDEIIRHCHGPIKNYLYLTYLNRALAEKGELADRMFAFDQHGPQGLLASWNKTFTVSTLLSDAYFTLGEIALSQEMAFEGYVTVIGAGNPRNLQRLVQTNLIYGTYPIAEKYISILEKTYAYHDWAKRHRGFLYNDKAIEADPVLGPKRKALPKESNLSGINGLEHDLLIRAEQDPENQLPIQFTGAIYLLSKDMKAFQRLIEKYYGTPVLPSLPVSFQEAVILLAEKDVDYWKRFNVSGNVIRKFAGYRNLVVQNRNNPQLPQLIKKSFGDTYWSYYTLK; encoded by the coding sequence ATGAGATATAAACAAATACTCCTCGGTTTGATCCTGTTTGTCCTATTAGGGGGTTTCTTGCAAATAACCGGCAAGTTTCATTTCTTCTATATCGAGCAGCTTCAACTATTCCAGTTTTCCGAAGATTATCTTGCGGATAAAATCAGCAGTCCGGGAGGTTTATCTTTGATTATCGGGGAATTCTTGACACAATTCTTTATTACGCCTTATGCAGGGCCTTTCATTATCGCAGCTATACTTACGTCTATCGGCTTAACAATGAGGGAGATCATCCTGCAAATTAATCCAAATAAAGAGCTCTTCCTGCTTTACTTACTCCCGGTTTTATTCTTATTATTGATTCAATACGACTTCAATTATTTAGTACAAGGCACTATCGCATTCCTATTTTGTTTGATTAGCCTGAACGCATGGATGCGCATAAAAGATCCCTGTTACCGGCTATCCGCCGCATTGGTAATCACCCCACTACTTTTTTGGATAGGAGGACCGATTGCCGGGCTATTCTCATTAAGTGTGGTTCTCAAGGAAGCGATAAGCCGTTCCAAACAGGGGTTCTATTTTTTAGCGGTTTTAATTGAATACCTGTTTATCGGGATCGGAAGTGTCTGGTCAACTACCATCACCAGTTATCGCTTCGCATTCTTACCGGACGCTTTTTACCACCCGATTCTGGCGGCTCCCAATCTCATCTATTTCGCATGGGTCTGTTTACCGCTTAGCTTGATCGGGGCATTCGTATATCCTAAAGGCAAAAACCAATCAAAGAAAAAAACAGGGATAGAGCTTACCGTTCAATTCATCCTAATCCTATTCCTTTGCTGGGTAACGATTCCACGGTATAACGACCAGAAAGCCTATCCTCTAAAAGTCTTGGATTATTATGCCCGTACCGAACAATGGGACGAGATCATCCGGCATTGTCACGGGCCGATCAAAAACTATTTATATTTAACTTACTTAAATAGGGCACTTGCGGAAAAAGGGGAGTTGGCAGACCGGATGTTCGCTTTTGATCAACACGGTCCTCAAGGGTTACTCGCCTCTTGGAACAAGACCTTTACGGTCTCCACCCTGTTAAGCGACGCCTATTTTACGCTAGGGGAAATCGCATTATCGCAGGAGATGGCTTTTGAAGGGTATGTCACCGTAATTGGCGCCGGTAATCCCCGGAACCTGCAACGGCTTGTTCAAACAAACTTGATTTACGGAACGTATCCTATCGCCGAGAAATATATCAGTATCTTAGAAAAAACATATGCCTATCATGATTGGGCCAAACGGCATAGAGGCTTCTTATATAACGACAAAGCGATTGAAGCTGATCCGGTATTAGGGCCTAAACGAAAAGCTCTTCCGAAGGAAAGTAACTTATCCGGTATCAACGGACTGGAACATGATTTACTTATCCGTGCGGAACAAGATCCGGAAAATCAGCTCCCGATCCAATTCACCGGGGCTATCTATCTGCTGTCTAAAGACATGAAAGCTTTCCAAAGGCTGATAGAAAAGTATTATGGAACACCGGTACTCCCCTCTCTCCCCGTGAGTTTCCAAGAGGCTGTTATCCTATTAGCAGAGAAGGATGTGGATTACTGGAAGCGTTTTAACGTATCCGGAAATGTGATCCGCAAATTCGCAGGTTATCGGAATTTAGTCGTGCAGAACCGGAACAACCCACAACTTCCGCAACTTATAAAGAAGTCGTTCGGAGACACTTATTGGTCTTATTATACTCTAAAATGA
- a CDS encoding DUF6057 family protein, protein MSTLYKKILPPLPFILLTGVLWFHLQTMQEPLFFYREQQQIFLFDSTYIFSILKQIGGLATFISQFLIQFFRIPLIGSLVTALIGGISGWLFWLTLRKIHPALYLMPLAFLPILFQYLYLMKDSYHYEGLIAMLFWSLALNVYSYSPRRFNWTYRTLIGCLLATGLFYTMGSVAILFALSILLFDVLQKCERWYASFIPLLLLLIVGSLCVLGGSKPDYDYVFWMKDYVEYFIELEPFYGFSWQVALLVMLLFFLSRYLDHIKTYLKALVAVALLALSGMYYTQTALQQRNKDFYTLMQMFHYIDTEQWDAIISSADLNYNNYLHLNCLNLALSHKGVMQTDLFKYPQSGIQSLVSKYQAHIEESFLFSQIYYHVGITSLAYNFAFGTSVGITYGSPVMTKLLIKSHLIYGQYPAAEKFISLLEKTWAYHEWASSQRKFLYNDQAVESDPELGTKRKSLSSDKDLFANIIGLFDNLMIILEENPQNKAALDYTIGTLLLSKDLPAIKTFVERFSGTEVLPILPEPLQQAVISYAEHDPEYCRKYGVTDKVLSEFSIFKQRVLGLRHARQNLATGIADYQPTFWYYLILSK, encoded by the coding sequence ATGAGTACTTTATATAAGAAGATATTACCACCGCTTCCATTCATTCTATTGACCGGCGTCTTATGGTTTCATTTGCAGACCATGCAAGAGCCTCTCTTTTTTTATCGGGAACAGCAGCAGATTTTCCTATTCGATTCCACCTATATATTCAGCATACTTAAGCAGATAGGGGGGCTAGCGACTTTTATCTCTCAATTCTTGATACAGTTTTTCAGGATCCCGCTTATCGGATCGCTGGTGACCGCCTTGATCGGTGGAATCTCCGGTTGGTTATTCTGGCTGACCTTACGAAAGATACATCCGGCATTATATCTTATGCCCTTGGCCTTTCTCCCCATCCTATTCCAATATCTTTACCTAATGAAAGATAGCTATCATTATGAAGGACTGATAGCCATGTTGTTTTGGTCATTGGCGCTTAACGTATATAGTTACAGCCCACGAAGATTTAATTGGACGTACCGTACCTTAATTGGTTGCTTGCTGGCGACCGGATTGTTTTACACGATGGGATCTGTAGCTATATTATTCGCCCTTAGCATCTTACTATTTGATGTATTACAAAAATGCGAACGCTGGTACGCAAGCTTCATCCCGTTGCTGCTGCTACTTATCGTAGGCTCCCTATGTGTCCTAGGAGGCAGTAAACCCGATTATGACTATGTATTTTGGATGAAAGATTACGTAGAGTATTTCATTGAGCTGGAACCATTCTACGGCTTCTCTTGGCAAGTAGCGCTACTCGTTATGCTTCTATTCTTCCTATCACGTTACTTAGATCACATAAAAACCTATTTAAAAGCTTTAGTAGCCGTAGCATTACTTGCCTTATCCGGTATGTATTATACGCAAACGGCTCTTCAACAGAGGAATAAAGATTTCTATACGTTGATGCAAATGTTTCATTACATAGATACCGAGCAATGGGACGCCATAATCTCGTCCGCCGATCTAAACTATAATAACTACTTACACCTGAATTGCTTAAACCTTGCCTTATCCCACAAGGGTGTCATGCAGACTGATTTATTCAAATATCCGCAAAGCGGAATACAATCTTTGGTCTCAAAGTACCAAGCGCATATAGAGGAAAGTTTCCTATTCAGCCAGATATACTACCATGTAGGAATCACGTCCTTGGCATACAATTTCGCTTTTGGTACCTCGGTAGGAATTACATACGGCAGTCCCGTCATGACTAAATTATTAATAAAATCCCATTTGATATACGGACAGTATCCCGCAGCCGAGAAGTTTATATCATTATTGGAAAAGACATGGGCCTATCACGAATGGGCCTCCTCGCAACGAAAGTTCTTATATAATGACCAAGCGGTGGAGAGCGACCCGGAATTAGGCACAAAAAGAAAAAGCCTATCCAGCGACAAAGACCTTTTCGCCAATATAATCGGATTGTTTGATAACCTGATGATTATATTGGAAGAGAATCCCCAGAATAAAGCCGCATTGGATTATACGATCGGTACGTTATTATTATCGAAAGACCTGCCCGCTATAAAAACGTTTGTTGAAAGATTCAGTGGGACGGAAGTACTCCCTATATTACCCGAACCCTTGCAACAAGCCGTGATCTCTTATGCGGAGCATGATCCGGAATATTGCCGCAAGTATGGGGTAACCGATAAAGTCCTGTCCGAGTTCTCGATATTCAAGCAACGTGTATTGGGACTAAGGCATGCCCGACAAAATCTAGCGACTGGAATAGCCGACTATCAACCTACTTTCTGGTACTATTTGATACTCTCTAAATAA
- a CDS encoding TolB family protein: protein MKRNILYITCLFLILLGISCSDTIPVSKETSEKPVLFPDYADVTIPYNIAPLNFKIENPHAEAFAVLKFGEEKIQVKEKGGQFYLPASDWRKLLKRATGKAIQVKLYAKDKEWLAYPEFSLFVAPEPMDSYLAYRLIEPGYELWNQMGIYQRNLEDYKQSPIMENKYSGQNCMNCHSFCMQNPDKMLFHMRDKYSGTYLIDGDKIEKLNTKTDQTISPLVYPSWHPSGKYVAFSVNQTSQSFHANDKNRVEVFDSQSDVVVYDTEKHEIISTPSIRTAKAFETFPTFSPDGKTLYFCSAEARSMPHEYSEVKYNLCSIAFDPVTRSFGSRIDTLYNAGKDGKSASFPRVSPDGKFLLYTLSGYGNFSIWHKDADLYLLDIASGISHSLQNANSTDTESYHSWSSNSRWIVFSSRRIDGLYTRPYFAYIDEEGNASKPFLLPQKDTDYYHRFMKSYNIPEFITGKVSSKIRALSTLAKEDKGIDVTYRK, encoded by the coding sequence ATGAAAAGAAATATTCTATATATCACCTGTTTATTTCTTATTCTACTAGGAATATCCTGCTCGGATACGATCCCGGTAAGCAAAGAAACCTCGGAGAAACCTGTATTATTTCCCGATTATGCGGATGTAACGATCCCTTATAATATCGCTCCCTTAAATTTCAAGATAGAAAATCCACATGCGGAAGCCTTCGCCGTACTCAAATTCGGAGAAGAAAAGATACAAGTCAAGGAAAAAGGGGGACAATTCTATCTTCCCGCATCCGATTGGAGAAAATTGCTGAAAAGGGCGACAGGAAAAGCGATACAAGTAAAGCTCTACGCAAAAGACAAAGAATGGCTCGCCTATCCGGAATTCTCACTATTCGTCGCTCCGGAACCCATGGATTCATATCTGGCTTATCGCTTGATCGAACCCGGATACGAACTTTGGAATCAAATGGGTATTTACCAACGGAATCTGGAAGATTATAAGCAAAGCCCTATCATGGAAAACAAATACAGCGGTCAAAACTGTATGAATTGCCATTCTTTTTGTATGCAAAACCCCGATAAAATGCTGTTCCACATGAGGGATAAGTATTCGGGCACTTATCTGATCGACGGAGACAAGATCGAGAAATTAAATACGAAGACCGATCAGACGATCTCGCCTTTGGTCTATCCCTCTTGGCATCCATCGGGGAAATACGTAGCCTTCTCTGTCAATCAGACCAGCCAAAGCTTTCATGCCAACGACAAAAACCGGGTGGAGGTCTTCGACAGCCAATCCGACGTAGTTGTATACGATACGGAAAAGCATGAGATTATCAGTACGCCTTCCATTCGGACAGCAAAAGCGTTTGAGACTTTCCCGACATTCTCTCCCGATGGCAAGACTCTTTACTTCTGCTCGGCAGAGGCACGTTCCATGCCGCATGAATATTCAGAAGTAAAATATAACCTTTGCTCCATAGCGTTCGATCCCGTAACCCGGAGTTTCGGCTCCCGTATAGATACCTTATACAATGCCGGAAAAGATGGGAAGAGCGCCTCTTTTCCCCGTGTTTCCCCAGACGGGAAATTCTTGTTATATACGCTGTCCGGCTACGGTAACTTCTCGATCTGGCATAAAGACGCAGATCTATATCTACTGGATATAGCGAGCGGAATCTCTCATTCCTTGCAAAACGCCAATAGCACGGATACGGAGAGCTATCACTCATGGAGTAGCAACAGCCGCTGGATCGTCTTCAGCAGTCGAAGGATAGACGGGTTATACACACGTCCTTATTTTGCTTATATAGATGAAGAAGGAAATGCGTCTAAGCCCTTCCTTTTGCCTCAGAAAGACACAGACTACTATCACCGTTTCATGAAATCTTATAATATACCCGAGTTTATTACCGGAAAAGTATCCTCCAAGATCCGGGCGCTTAGCACGCTAGCCAAAGAGGATAAAGGAATTGACGTAACTTATCGTAAATAG